A genomic window from Punica granatum isolate Tunisia-2019 chromosome 2, ASM765513v2, whole genome shotgun sequence includes:
- the LOC116195300 gene encoding TMV resistance protein N-like isoform X2: MIWFVLQTLTMAFWAVVLATIGSLLLASVFLLCTLFLRRKKPSGVAGPIHVNDANLQETQPSSPSSSSPAEPGQEFEVFLSFRGEDNRKTFTDCLYHSLTDAGIRAFRDNEELHVGEEIAPKLMRSIKQSKICIPIFSKVYASSKWCVMEVAEMVKCVKEATQHLIMPIFLDVKPDEVQHQTGCYAEAFSRHEKKHQLKIVQEWRDALEEAVKLKGLELSVAANGNQGEFIKLVVARVLRELKQANLNVSEILVGINDHVEKVIQLLEVGLKDVRAVGIWGMGGIGKTTLAKVVYNKFLDQFECCCFLNDVRAISQEKGLPSLQTKLASDILRREHKDFANVEEGSNVLKNRLRDRKALILLDDVDDISQLKALASDLGWFGPGSRIIITTREREVLNLF, from the exons ATGATATGGTTTGTTCTTCAAACACTGACGATGGCTTTTTGGGCGGTAGTACTTGCTACCATTGGATCACTGCTGCTTGCCTCTGTTTTTCTGCTGTGCACCCTTTTCCTCAGGAGAAAGAAACCATCGGGGGTTGCTGGTCCTATCCATGTAAATGATGCAAATTTGCAG GAGACACAGCCGTCATCTCCTTCCAGCTCTTCTCCAGCTGAGCCTGGACAGGAGTTTGAAGTTTTCTTGAGCTTCAGGGGAGAGGATAACCGCAAAACATTCACCGACTGCCTATACCATAGCCTGACAGATGCAGGGATCCGTGCATTCAGGGACAATGAAGAGCTCCACGTTGGGGAGGAGATTGCCCCCAAACTTATGAGATCGATTAAGCAGTCGAAGATCTGCATACCCATCTTCTCCAAAGTTTACGCTTCGAGCAAGTGGTGCGTTATGGAGGTGGCTGAGATGGTGAAGTGCGTAAAGGAGGCTACTCAACATCTGATCATGCCGATCTTCCTGGATGTCAAGCCTGACGAGGTCCAACACCAAACTGGATGCTATGCTGAAGCGTTCTCTAGGCACGAGAAGAAGCATCAGCTGAAGATAGTGCAAGAGTGGAGGGATGCCCTCGAAGAGGCTGTCAAATTGAAGGGTCTGGAACTCAGCGTAGCAGCAAACGG AAATCAAGGGGAATTCATTAAGTTGGTGGTTGCAAGGGTTCTGAGAGAACTGAAGCAAGCCAACTTGAATGTGAGTGAGATCTTAGTTGGAATCAACGATCATGTGGAAAAAGTTATACAACTATTGGAGGTTGGCTTAAAAGATGTTCGTGCTGTGGGCATTTGGGGCATGGGCGGCATTGGAAAAACAACTCTTGCCAAGGTCGTCTACAACAAATTTCTGGATCAGTTTGAGTGTTGCTGCTTCCTCAATGATGTTCGAGCAATCTCCCAAGAGAAGGGTCTCCCATCCTTGCAAACAAAACTGGCCTCGGACATCTTAAGGCGTGAGCATAAAGATTTTGCTAATGTTGAGGAAGGAAGTAATGTACTTAAGAATAGGCTTCGCGATAGGAAGGCCCTCATTCTTCTTGACGACGTTGATGACATTAGCCAACTTAAAGCGCTAGCATCAGATCTTGGCTGGTTTGGTCCAGGAAGTCGGATTATTATCACAACTAGGGAAAGGGAAGTTCTTAATCTATTTTAG
- the LOC116195301 gene encoding protein RESISTANCE TO PHYTOPHTHORA 1, chloroplastic-like isoform X4, which produces MSSSVNAALKEDLKKVVQKTASTFAPRASTATKNPVVPGTALYTVFEVQGYASMLLGGALSFNRLFPWNEPDIWRLMGMWSIWMFTTPSLWARDCSKNEKEALNYLFLLIPLLDVIIPFFWKSFPIVWLADTVAFFGMYAWKMGWLQRTE; this is translated from the exons ATGTCATCATCGGTGAATGCTGCTCTCAAGGAAGACCTGAAAAAG GTTGTTCAAAAGACTGCTTCAACCTTTGCTCCAAGGGCTTCCACAGCCACGAAGAACCCTGTTGTGCCGGGGACTGCTCTGTATACTGTGTTTGAGGTTCAAGGTTATGCCTCGATGCTGCTTGGTGGAGCTCTATCTTTCAATCGCCTGTTCCCATGGAACGAACCAGACATCTGGCGACTGATGGGAATGTGGTCTATTTGGATGTTCA CAACTCCTTCACTTTGGGCCCGAGATTGCTCAAAGAACGAGAAAGAAGCTCTCAACTATCTGTTTCTCCTCATCCCTTTACTAGACGTTATAATCCCATTCTTCTGGAAATCTTTTCCAATTGTGTGGTTGGCAGACACCGTGGCCTTCTTCGGGATGTATGCATGGAAG ATGGGGTGGCTTCAAAGAACAGAGTAG
- the LOC116195301 gene encoding protein RESISTANCE TO PHYTOPHTHORA 1, chloroplastic-like isoform X1, whose translation MEERKSHLYFGPLEILYHCILGPIFWVIAGNGLLSPQVRGKALDGSFDDSIITTKCSVVAEEHEEERAQQRLNKRMSSSVNAALKEDLKKVVQKTASTFAPRASTATKNPVVPGTALYTVFEVQGYASMLLGGALSFNRLFPWNEPDIWRLMGMWSIWMFRKETDMNLLFLVIPIAATPSLWARDCSKNEKEALNYLFLLIPLLDVIIPFFWKSFPIVWLADTVAFFGMYAWKMGWLQRTE comes from the exons ATGGAGGAAAGAAAATCTCATTTGTATTTTGGTCCTCTAGAAATCCTTTATCACTGTATTTTAGGCCCCATATTTTGGGTTATTGCGGGAAACGGCCTGTTGTCTCCTCAAGTCCGAGGAAAG GCACTAGATGGCTCATTTGACGACTCAATTATAACGACAAAATGCAGTGTAGTAGCCGAGGAACACGAAGAAGAGAGAGCTCAACAGAGGCTCAACAAACGAATGTCATCATCGGTGAATGCTGCTCTCAAGGAAGACCTGAAAAAG GTTGTTCAAAAGACTGCTTCAACCTTTGCTCCAAGGGCTTCCACAGCCACGAAGAACCCTGTTGTGCCGGGGACTGCTCTGTATACTGTGTTTGAGGTTCAAGGTTATGCCTCGATGCTGCTTGGTGGAGCTCTATCTTTCAATCGCCTGTTCCCATGGAACGAACCAGACATCTGGCGACTGATGGGAATGTGGTCTATTTGGATGTTCA GAAAGGAGACTGATATGAATTTGCTATTTCTTGTCATCCCCATTGCAGCAACTCCTTCACTTTGGGCCCGAGATTGCTCAAAGAACGAGAAAGAAGCTCTCAACTATCTGTTTCTCCTCATCCCTTTACTAGACGTTATAATCCCATTCTTCTGGAAATCTTTTCCAATTGTGTGGTTGGCAGACACCGTGGCCTTCTTCGGGATGTATGCATGGAAG ATGGGGTGGCTTCAAAGAACAGAGTAG
- the LOC116195300 gene encoding TMV resistance protein N-like isoform X1, which translates to MIWFVLQTLTMAFWAVVLATIGSLLLASVFLLCTLFLRRKKPSGVAGPIHVNDANLQQETQPSSPSSSSPAEPGQEFEVFLSFRGEDNRKTFTDCLYHSLTDAGIRAFRDNEELHVGEEIAPKLMRSIKQSKICIPIFSKVYASSKWCVMEVAEMVKCVKEATQHLIMPIFLDVKPDEVQHQTGCYAEAFSRHEKKHQLKIVQEWRDALEEAVKLKGLELSVAANGNQGEFIKLVVARVLRELKQANLNVSEILVGINDHVEKVIQLLEVGLKDVRAVGIWGMGGIGKTTLAKVVYNKFLDQFECCCFLNDVRAISQEKGLPSLQTKLASDILRREHKDFANVEEGSNVLKNRLRDRKALILLDDVDDISQLKALASDLGWFGPGSRIIITTREREVLNLF; encoded by the exons ATGATATGGTTTGTTCTTCAAACACTGACGATGGCTTTTTGGGCGGTAGTACTTGCTACCATTGGATCACTGCTGCTTGCCTCTGTTTTTCTGCTGTGCACCCTTTTCCTCAGGAGAAAGAAACCATCGGGGGTTGCTGGTCCTATCCATGTAAATGATGCAAATTTGCAG CAGGAGACACAGCCGTCATCTCCTTCCAGCTCTTCTCCAGCTGAGCCTGGACAGGAGTTTGAAGTTTTCTTGAGCTTCAGGGGAGAGGATAACCGCAAAACATTCACCGACTGCCTATACCATAGCCTGACAGATGCAGGGATCCGTGCATTCAGGGACAATGAAGAGCTCCACGTTGGGGAGGAGATTGCCCCCAAACTTATGAGATCGATTAAGCAGTCGAAGATCTGCATACCCATCTTCTCCAAAGTTTACGCTTCGAGCAAGTGGTGCGTTATGGAGGTGGCTGAGATGGTGAAGTGCGTAAAGGAGGCTACTCAACATCTGATCATGCCGATCTTCCTGGATGTCAAGCCTGACGAGGTCCAACACCAAACTGGATGCTATGCTGAAGCGTTCTCTAGGCACGAGAAGAAGCATCAGCTGAAGATAGTGCAAGAGTGGAGGGATGCCCTCGAAGAGGCTGTCAAATTGAAGGGTCTGGAACTCAGCGTAGCAGCAAACGG AAATCAAGGGGAATTCATTAAGTTGGTGGTTGCAAGGGTTCTGAGAGAACTGAAGCAAGCCAACTTGAATGTGAGTGAGATCTTAGTTGGAATCAACGATCATGTGGAAAAAGTTATACAACTATTGGAGGTTGGCTTAAAAGATGTTCGTGCTGTGGGCATTTGGGGCATGGGCGGCATTGGAAAAACAACTCTTGCCAAGGTCGTCTACAACAAATTTCTGGATCAGTTTGAGTGTTGCTGCTTCCTCAATGATGTTCGAGCAATCTCCCAAGAGAAGGGTCTCCCATCCTTGCAAACAAAACTGGCCTCGGACATCTTAAGGCGTGAGCATAAAGATTTTGCTAATGTTGAGGAAGGAAGTAATGTACTTAAGAATAGGCTTCGCGATAGGAAGGCCCTCATTCTTCTTGACGACGTTGATGACATTAGCCAACTTAAAGCGCTAGCATCAGATCTTGGCTGGTTTGGTCCAGGAAGTCGGATTATTATCACAACTAGGGAAAGGGAAGTTCTTAATCTATTTTAG
- the LOC116195301 gene encoding protein RESISTANCE TO PHYTOPHTHORA 1, chloroplastic-like isoform X3, whose amino-acid sequence MSSSVNAALKEDLKKVVQKTASTFAPRASTATKNPVVPGTALYTVFEVQGYASMLLGGALSFNRLFPWNEPDIWRLMGMWSIWMFRKETDMNLLFLVIPIAATPSLWARDCSKNEKEALNYLFLLIPLLDVIIPFFWKSFPIVWLADTVAFFGMYAWKMGWLQRTE is encoded by the exons ATGTCATCATCGGTGAATGCTGCTCTCAAGGAAGACCTGAAAAAG GTTGTTCAAAAGACTGCTTCAACCTTTGCTCCAAGGGCTTCCACAGCCACGAAGAACCCTGTTGTGCCGGGGACTGCTCTGTATACTGTGTTTGAGGTTCAAGGTTATGCCTCGATGCTGCTTGGTGGAGCTCTATCTTTCAATCGCCTGTTCCCATGGAACGAACCAGACATCTGGCGACTGATGGGAATGTGGTCTATTTGGATGTTCA GAAAGGAGACTGATATGAATTTGCTATTTCTTGTCATCCCCATTGCAGCAACTCCTTCACTTTGGGCCCGAGATTGCTCAAAGAACGAGAAAGAAGCTCTCAACTATCTGTTTCTCCTCATCCCTTTACTAGACGTTATAATCCCATTCTTCTGGAAATCTTTTCCAATTGTGTGGTTGGCAGACACCGTGGCCTTCTTCGGGATGTATGCATGGAAG ATGGGGTGGCTTCAAAGAACAGAGTAG
- the LOC116195301 gene encoding protein RESISTANCE TO PHYTOPHTHORA 1, chloroplastic-like isoform X2: protein MEERKSHLYFGPLEILYHCILGPIFWVIAGNGLLSPQVRGKALDGSFDDSIITTKCSVVAEEHEEERAQQRLNKRMSSSVNAALKEDLKKVVQKTASTFAPRASTATKNPVVPGTALYTVFEVQGYASMLLGGALSFNRLFPWNEPDIWRLMGMWSIWMFTTPSLWARDCSKNEKEALNYLFLLIPLLDVIIPFFWKSFPIVWLADTVAFFGMYAWKMGWLQRTE, encoded by the exons ATGGAGGAAAGAAAATCTCATTTGTATTTTGGTCCTCTAGAAATCCTTTATCACTGTATTTTAGGCCCCATATTTTGGGTTATTGCGGGAAACGGCCTGTTGTCTCCTCAAGTCCGAGGAAAG GCACTAGATGGCTCATTTGACGACTCAATTATAACGACAAAATGCAGTGTAGTAGCCGAGGAACACGAAGAAGAGAGAGCTCAACAGAGGCTCAACAAACGAATGTCATCATCGGTGAATGCTGCTCTCAAGGAAGACCTGAAAAAG GTTGTTCAAAAGACTGCTTCAACCTTTGCTCCAAGGGCTTCCACAGCCACGAAGAACCCTGTTGTGCCGGGGACTGCTCTGTATACTGTGTTTGAGGTTCAAGGTTATGCCTCGATGCTGCTTGGTGGAGCTCTATCTTTCAATCGCCTGTTCCCATGGAACGAACCAGACATCTGGCGACTGATGGGAATGTGGTCTATTTGGATGTTCA CAACTCCTTCACTTTGGGCCCGAGATTGCTCAAAGAACGAGAAAGAAGCTCTCAACTATCTGTTTCTCCTCATCCCTTTACTAGACGTTATAATCCCATTCTTCTGGAAATCTTTTCCAATTGTGTGGTTGGCAGACACCGTGGCCTTCTTCGGGATGTATGCATGGAAG ATGGGGTGGCTTCAAAGAACAGAGTAG
- the LOC116195299 gene encoding TMV resistance protein N-like has translation MYDNVLLWAFFALLFTAASVLLSAIFFPVFSSSTTPRVRTREGPEPAAGGPTPRGTDPGVDPQGFDYEVFLSFRGSDTRKRFTDFLYNSLKDSGVHVFRDDEELRVGEEIGPELLEGIRNSKISIPIFSKDYASSKWCLKELAFMVECRRAREQLVMPVFYDVTPNEVRHQAGTYERSFSQHARKYDPLVVQQWRDALAEIGALKGWELKNIANGHEGELVKLVVAKVLKELKKAYLVLPDSIVGIDDHVEAITRLLEVDASDVRIVGIHGMAGVGKTTVAKVVYNQLLDHFDSCSFLKDIRETALQHKGLEYLQSLLISKILRCERQDLTSIDEGTYELKHRLRTKKVLILLDDVDRRNQLNALAAELDWFGPGSRIIVTTRNRDVLNTSQVVAAHEVRELQPHQAFLLFCKHAFRNDLPPTDFVDISYNIVETTGGLPLALEVIGSFLAGKRMVVWEDTLKKLKSVPHTEVQAKLKIIYKH, from the exons aTGTACGATAATGTCCTCTTGTGGGCCTTCTTTGCCCTTCTCTTCACAGCTGCGTCAGTTCTCCTCTCTGCTATCTTCTTCCCAGTTTTCTCTTCAAGCACAACCCCTAGGGTTAGGACTAGGGAGGGCCCAGAACCTGCTGCCGGCGGTCCCACACCGAGAGGAACGGATCCCGGCGTCGATCCGCAGGGGTTCGATTACGAGGTGTTCCTGAGCTTCAGGGGATCAGACACTCGCAAGCGGTTCACCGATTTCCTCTATAACAGCCTTAAAGATTCTGGGGTCCACGTGTTTAGGGATGACGAGGAGCTCCGGGTTGGGGAAGAGATCGGACCCGAGCTTCTTGAGGGCATCAGGAATTCGAAGATCTCGATTCCGATATTCTCCAAGGATTACGCTTCGAGCAAATGGTGCCTCAAGGAGCTGGCTTTTATGGTGGAGTGTCGGAGAGCAAGAGAGCAATTGGTGATGCCGGTATTCTACGACGTCACCCCGAATGAAGTTCGGCACCAAGCAGGGACCTATGAAAGATCGTTCTCGCAGCATGCGAGGAAGTATGATCCGCTAGTCGTTCAGCAGTGGAGGGACGCTCTCGCTGAGATTGGAGCCTTAAAGGGTTGGGAGTTGAAGAACATCGCCAATGG ACACGAAGGGGAACTGGTGAAATTAGTGGTTGCCAAGGTCTTGAAGGAATTGAAGAAAGCTTATCTTGTTCTGCCTGATAGCATAGTTGGAATAGACGATCATGTAGAAGCAATTACGAGATTGCTAGAGGTTGATGCTAGCGATGTACGAATTGTCGGGATACATGGCATGGCGGGTGTTGGTAAGACAACCGTCGCCAAGGTCGTCTATAATCAGCTGTTGGATCACTTTGACAGTTGTAGCTTCCTCAAAGACATCCGAGAAACAGCACTGCAACACAAGGGTCTTGAATATTTGCAAAGCCTACTGATCTCTAAGATCTTAAGGTGTGAGCGACAGGATTTAACTAGTATCGACGAAGGAACTTATGAGCTGAAGCACAGGTTACGTACGAAGAAAGTCCTTATTCTTCTCGATGACGTTGATAGGAGGAATCAACTAAATGCACTTGCAGCGGAACTTGATTGGTTTGGTCCGGGAAGCAGAATTATTGTAACAACTAGAAACAGAGATGTTCTGAACACATCTCAAGTGGTTGCGGCTCATGAAGTCAGAGAACTGCAGCCTCATCaagcttttcttcttttctgcAAGCATGCCTTTAGAAATGACTTGCCCCCAACTGACTTTGTTGATATATCGTATAATATCGTGGAGACAACTGGTGGACTACCTTTAGCACTCGAGGTCATAGGTTCTTTTCTAGCTGGAAAACGCATGGTAGTGTGGGAAGACACTTTAAAGAAGTTGAAAAGTGTACCTCATACGGAAGTCCAAGCAAAATTGAAGATCATCTATAAGCATTAG